The Treponema medium genome has a window encoding:
- a CDS encoding methyl-accepting chemotaxis protein has protein sequence MGSKLKKKRFSLRNKLMLVFGLLILGASVIEGVLAIMIARKAVTEKIEAHLIDKAADVAEIIDGRIQATLQFVEGVARMPSLRDTSLSYYQKAQSLAHEAEHNARVDYFGVTDLQGNRYGANDEKPIYVGDRDWFQAASSGKSFVTEPLISRVSNAMQIVYAVPIIGDNNEIVGVLSVTFGANLLSEIIQDIVLGKRGYCYILGLTGNTIADKDIGFVEDQYNAFEDAKNDPSIAPLASFEQQALQAQEPGIGYYDSDGISVISSYAKSKLSGWTVIMTAPYSELMGSVKEMSLTIDLIWVIIFISALVIVYFVARSIVKPIQKLVEALKDIAQGEGDLTVRMVVSGNDEVTDLSEYFNETIEKIGVTIKSIGVNSSIMEEIGSELSSNMSETASSINEISANIDGIQQQVLTQAASVTETAATVEEIIRTIKQLSSSIETQAASVAQSSSSVEQMVANITSISQTLNKSDIIVKDLVTATGDGKATLVTSNTVTQKIAEESGSLMEASSVIQHIASQTNLLAMNAAIEAAHAGEAGKGFAVVADEIRKLAEDSAVQGKNITTTLKILSSEIETLSASSKTVEGKFNTIFTLAAQVKEMSDQLTEAMREQANGSNEVLDAIKNINTVTTEVQFGAEEMLKGGEGVAAEMRTLDNLTHVITNGMNEMASGATQINNAVQEVNEITQKNTQSIKNLALEVGKFKVN, from the coding sequence ATGGGAAGTAAACTAAAGAAAAAGCGTTTTTCGTTAAGAAACAAATTGATGTTGGTTTTTGGGCTATTGATTCTAGGTGCCTCTGTCATCGAGGGGGTGCTTGCAATTATGATTGCGCGCAAAGCTGTAACGGAAAAAATTGAAGCTCATTTAATAGATAAAGCTGCTGATGTCGCAGAGATTATCGATGGAAGAATACAAGCGACTCTTCAATTTGTTGAAGGGGTTGCCCGTATGCCTTCGCTGCGTGATACTTCCCTTTCATACTATCAAAAAGCACAGAGTCTCGCGCATGAAGCGGAGCATAATGCAAGGGTCGATTATTTCGGCGTGACTGATTTACAGGGAAACCGTTATGGAGCAAATGACGAGAAACCTATTTATGTCGGCGACAGAGATTGGTTCCAAGCTGCTTCATCGGGAAAAAGTTTTGTAACGGAACCTCTTATATCTCGTGTTTCAAATGCAATGCAGATTGTCTATGCCGTTCCCATTATTGGCGATAACAACGAAATTGTCGGCGTATTGAGCGTAACGTTCGGAGCCAATCTTTTATCCGAAATAATTCAAGATATTGTTTTGGGAAAGAGAGGTTATTGCTATATACTCGGTTTAACGGGAAATACGATTGCGGATAAAGATATAGGTTTTGTCGAAGATCAATATAATGCTTTCGAGGACGCAAAAAACGATCCGAGTATAGCACCACTTGCATCATTTGAACAACAAGCGTTACAAGCGCAAGAACCGGGTATCGGCTATTATGATAGCGATGGCATTTCTGTGATATCTTCTTATGCTAAGAGCAAGCTATCAGGATGGACGGTTATTATGACCGCTCCATACAGCGAGCTTATGGGTTCAGTAAAAGAGATGAGCCTTACTATAGACCTTATCTGGGTAATTATTTTCATTTCGGCATTGGTTATCGTTTACTTTGTTGCACGTAGTATCGTAAAGCCGATACAAAAGCTTGTCGAAGCGCTTAAGGACATTGCGCAAGGTGAAGGCGATTTAACGGTTCGTATGGTCGTAAGCGGCAATGACGAGGTAACGGACTTATCGGAATATTTTAATGAAACGATAGAAAAAATCGGTGTTACAATAAAGTCTATCGGCGTCAATAGTTCTATTATGGAAGAAATCGGTAGTGAGCTTTCTTCGAATATGTCCGAAACAGCAAGCTCAATCAATGAGATCAGTGCAAACATAGACGGTATTCAGCAACAAGTTTTAACCCAAGCTGCGAGTGTTACCGAAACTGCCGCTACAGTAGAGGAAATTATCCGCACTATTAAGCAGTTGAGCAGCAGTATCGAAACACAGGCTGCAAGTGTTGCACAGTCTTCGTCATCGGTCGAACAAATGGTCGCAAATATTACCTCAATTAGCCAGACGCTCAATAAGTCCGATATAATCGTAAAAGATCTTGTGACTGCAACGGGAGACGGAAAAGCAACGCTGGTTACGTCTAATACGGTAACGCAGAAAATAGCGGAAGAATCCGGCTCACTTATGGAAGCGTCGAGCGTTATTCAGCATATCGCATCACAAACGAACCTACTTGCAATGAATGCCGCCATTGAAGCTGCCCATGCCGGAGAAGCAGGAAAAGGATTTGCTGTTGTCGCCGATGAAATCCGCAAATTGGCGGAGGATTCTGCCGTGCAAGGAAAAAACATTACGACGACACTTAAAATACTCAGCAGTGAAATAGAAACGCTTTCGGCATCTTCTAAAACCGTAGAAGGAAAATTTAACACTATTTTTACTCTTGCAGCGCAAGTAAAAGAGATGAGCGATCAACTTACGGAAGCGATGCGCGAACAAGCGAATGGCAGCAATGAAGTACTGGATGCCATCAAAAACATCAATACAGTAACAACGGAAGTTCAGTTCGGGGCGGAAGAAATGTTGAAAGGCGGAGAAGGCGTCGCGGCGGAAATGCGTACATTGGATAATCTAACGCACGTTATAACCAATGGCATGAATGAAATGGCTTCAGGGGCAACACAGATTAACAACGCCGTACAGGAAGTCAACGAGATTACCCAAAAGAATACCCAAAGTATTAAAAATTTAGCTCTGGAAGTCGGAAAATTTAAAGTAAACTAA
- a CDS encoding AMP-dependent synthetase/ligase, with amino-acid sequence MNEMVKRPWDFLDAWRGKKFTGEWPTLPEMFEITAERFPNRNCLTVFEPDRITLTYRETLAAIKKLAGWLVAHGVKRGTHIAVSGKNSSEWALVYLSALYAGGIIIPIDYGLHNYEIESLLKTAKPLFFFVDEEKYDHFLEASKSQSFIGEIYSLNSNHSDRYIYNLEAEPLTTYFPLQETDTAAILFTSGTMGTPKGVMLSHRNIVSDCYIAQSNLTIFETDIFYALLPIHHSYTMVAVFIEAISVGAEIVFGKSLVVSRMLRELKEGKITMLLGVPLLFNKLLAGILKGVRNKGVVVYGIIRFLMGISYLVKKTTGKNIGKTLFKSVLEKANLTTLRIAISGGGPLSKEVFRAYNEFGIDFVQGYGLTETSPIIALNPKEHFKIESVGRYFHPYMEMKILNPDDSGRGEICVKGPMIMQGYYNMPEETAEVLSEDGWFRTGDIGWIDDEKYLYLCGRAKNLIVTSGGKNVYPEEIENAFQMYYNDIEQITVKGYHPAHDLTSEEIEVLVYPTDELYKTLNLNRGTPAGDSAVYKRIETIVEIVNKELLPYQRITKTTLLDKPLEMTTTKKVKRYNKAE; translated from the coding sequence ATGAATGAAATGGTAAAACGACCATGGGACTTTCTTGATGCATGGCGCGGAAAAAAATTTACCGGAGAATGGCCGACATTACCGGAAATGTTTGAAATTACTGCGGAACGTTTTCCAAATAGAAACTGTTTAACTGTCTTTGAGCCGGATCGGATCACTCTTACCTATCGTGAAACGCTTGCCGCAATTAAGAAATTAGCGGGTTGGCTTGTTGCTCATGGCGTAAAAAGGGGAACTCATATTGCCGTTTCAGGCAAAAATTCTTCGGAATGGGCACTTGTCTATTTAAGTGCACTCTATGCCGGCGGTATTATTATCCCCATCGACTACGGTCTACACAATTATGAGATCGAATCGCTTTTAAAAACAGCAAAGCCGCTCTTTTTCTTTGTTGATGAAGAAAAATATGACCATTTTCTTGAGGCATCAAAATCTCAATCCTTTATTGGTGAAATTTATTCTTTAAACAGTAATCACAGCGACCGCTACATCTATAATTTGGAAGCGGAACCGCTTACCACCTATTTTCCTTTGCAGGAAACTGACACAGCAGCCATTCTATTCACCTCTGGTACAATGGGTACTCCTAAGGGCGTTATGCTTTCTCACCGGAATATCGTCTCTGACTGTTACATTGCTCAATCGAATTTAACCATATTTGAAACCGATATTTTCTATGCATTGCTGCCAATTCATCACTCCTATACCATGGTTGCTGTTTTTATTGAAGCAATTTCCGTTGGTGCAGAAATCGTATTTGGAAAATCTTTGGTAGTCTCCCGTATGCTGCGCGAGTTAAAAGAAGGAAAAATCACGATGCTTCTCGGCGTACCGCTCCTCTTTAACAAGCTGCTTGCAGGCATCTTAAAAGGAGTGCGCAACAAGGGTGTTGTTGTGTATGGTATCATTCGATTCCTCATGGGGATTTCGTATCTCGTAAAAAAGACAACAGGAAAAAATATCGGTAAAACACTCTTTAAAAGCGTATTAGAAAAGGCAAATCTCACAACGCTTCGTATTGCAATTTCGGGCGGTGGACCGCTTTCAAAGGAAGTCTTTAGGGCATACAATGAATTCGGTATTGATTTTGTCCAAGGATACGGCCTGACCGAAACATCACCCATTATTGCGCTAAATCCGAAAGAACACTTTAAGATTGAAAGCGTCGGGCGTTACTTCCATCCCTATATGGAAATGAAAATTCTTAACCCCGATGACAGCGGTCGTGGAGAAATCTGCGTGAAAGGGCCGATGATTATGCAGGGGTATTACAACATGCCGGAAGAAACCGCAGAAGTACTATCGGAAGACGGATGGTTCCGCACCGGCGATATCGGATGGATTGACGATGAAAAATATCTGTATCTCTGTGGACGTGCAAAGAATCTTATCGTTACCTCCGGCGGCAAAAATGTATACCCCGAAGAAATAGAAAATGCTTTCCAGATGTATTACAACGATATCGAACAGATAACCGTAAAGGGCTACCATCCTGCACACGATTTAACAAGCGAAGAAATTGAAGTACTCGTATACCCCACCGATGAGCTTTATAAAACGCTCAATCTTAACCGCGGCACTCCTGCCGGAGACAGCGCCGTTTATAAAAGAATAGAAACGATTGTCGAAATCGTGAATAAAGAACTGCTGCCCTATCAGCGGATCACAAAAACCACGCTTTTGGATAAACCGCTTGAAATGACCACAACCAAGAAAGTTAAACGGTATAATAAAGCCGAATAA
- a CDS encoding C40 family peptidase, whose protein sequence is MILKDIRALFFYLFLILTTIPFLFGAPSPKGSQRIAFVNNALSYLGTPYRYAGHSPKGMDCSGFVFRNGADVLKLQMPRRSDALAEYAKRITDEEIQPGDLLFFNTAGGISHVGIYIGAGKFIHSASDGPHTGVIISSIQESYWKKTYRFAGSIMKPEEIFFAESTIPFFSRTTENCPVHPDIRANASDLL, encoded by the coding sequence ATGATTTTGAAAGATATACGAGCCCTTTTTTTCTATTTATTTCTCATACTGACGACAATACCGTTCCTTTTTGGGGCGCCTTCTCCAAAAGGTTCTCAACGGATTGCGTTTGTCAATAATGCTTTGAGCTATCTCGGTACACCTTACCGTTATGCAGGTCATTCTCCTAAGGGAATGGACTGTTCGGGGTTTGTTTTCCGCAATGGGGCTGATGTTTTAAAGCTGCAAATGCCGCGCCGTTCGGACGCTCTTGCTGAATATGCAAAAAGAATAACGGACGAAGAGATTCAGCCCGGCGATTTGTTGTTTTTTAACACTGCCGGCGGTATTTCCCATGTCGGTATTTATATCGGTGCGGGAAAATTTATTCACTCGGCATCGGACGGGCCGCATACCGGTGTTATTATTTCAAGCATTCAAGAGTCATACTGGAAAAAAACGTATCGTTTTGCGGGTAGTATTATGAAGCCGGAGGAAATTTTCTTTGCCGAATCAACCATTCCGTTTTTTTCGCGAACAACCGAAAATTGCCCTGTTCATCCTGATATCCGTGCAAACGCATCAGATCTTTTATAA
- a CDS encoding CobW family GTP-binding protein — protein MKIFVISGFLGAGKTTFIQALSKKTGINFAVMENEYGEAGIDGALLKHDRLKVWELTEGCICCSLKSDFASSILTIANTLAPEYLIVEPTGVGLLSAVLNNIGKIEYDRIQLLEPVTVADVHCVEHYLKEFGDIYADQLKNTPRILLSKIENTSAEELDRITAILRTVNPHAEILNTPYQNQPEEWWCRLLQTPLNKQRTIVHPEKDHAPDLENISIAGIAVDTVNELLELLIALLRGYFGIVYRAKGFVSIGGQWTKFDIVDKQYTVVVCDPMPESKVVIIGQKLDRERLRKAFTAAAPLSYRPYTIAQGAEYGLKRGMSFPSLSVR, from the coding sequence ATGAAGATTTTTGTGATTTCAGGCTTTTTAGGAGCCGGTAAAACAACCTTTATTCAAGCGCTTTCCAAAAAAACAGGTATAAATTTTGCCGTTATGGAAAACGAATACGGCGAAGCAGGTATCGACGGCGCCCTTTTGAAGCACGACCGATTAAAGGTGTGGGAGTTGACCGAAGGCTGCATCTGCTGTTCGCTCAAATCCGATTTTGCTTCCTCCATATTGACGATAGCAAATACGCTGGCTCCCGAATATCTCATTGTTGAGCCGACCGGTGTAGGTTTACTCAGCGCGGTGCTGAACAATATCGGTAAAATCGAATATGACCGCATACAGCTCCTTGAACCGGTTACCGTTGCAGATGTACACTGCGTAGAACATTATCTAAAAGAGTTCGGTGACATTTACGCCGACCAGCTGAAAAATACGCCGCGCATCCTTCTTTCTAAAATAGAAAACACTTCTGCCGAAGAATTAGACCGCATTACTGCAATACTCCGCACGGTGAATCCTCATGCGGAAATCCTCAATACCCCATATCAAAATCAGCCTGAGGAATGGTGGTGCCGGCTGCTGCAAACTCCGCTGAATAAACAGCGCACCATAGTACACCCTGAAAAAGACCATGCGCCCGATTTGGAAAATATCAGTATTGCCGGTATCGCCGTCGATACCGTTAACGAGCTTTTGGAGCTGTTGATTGCCCTATTGCGCGGATACTTCGGCATTGTCTACCGTGCAAAAGGATTTGTGTCTATCGGCGGACAATGGACAAAATTCGACATTGTCGATAAACAGTATACCGTTGTCGTTTGCGACCCGATGCCTGAATCAAAAGTCGTGATAATCGGACAAAAGCTCGATCGTGAACGGCTGCGCAAAGCATTTACTGCAGCTGCGCCTCTATCGTACCGGCCGTACACAATAGCTCAAGGAGCGGAATACGGATTGAAGCGCGGGATGTCTTTTCCGTCTTTGTCTGTACGGTAA
- a CDS encoding zinc-binding dehydrogenase — protein sequence MPVWTEKRDGILLDAICKPLALAPCTSDVHTVWEGAIGDRHNMILGHEGCGEVVEVGSLVKDFKPGDKVLVPAITPDWNSLEAQAGYSMHSGGMLAGWKFSNFKDGVFGEYFHVNDADGNLAHIPDGVKIEHAPMLSDMVPTGFHGAELADVQYGDSVLVIGIGPVGLMSVAGAELRGASKIYAVGTRPACIAAAKFYGATDIISYKNGPIDKQVLDLTHGKGVDKVIIAGGTVDTFDEAVKALKAGGKIGNVNYLGSGVSIKIPRVEWGVGMGHKQINGGLMPGGRLRMEKLSSLVAVGKLDLSKLITHTFKGFENVEKALYLMKDKPADLIKPVVII from the coding sequence ATACCTGTTTGGACAGAGAAGAGAGATGGTATCCTGCTCGATGCAATTTGTAAGCCGTTAGCGCTTGCTCCGTGTACCTCCGACGTACATACCGTATGGGAGGGAGCAATCGGCGATCGGCATAATATGATTTTAGGACACGAAGGCTGTGGCGAAGTTGTCGAAGTCGGTTCTTTAGTAAAAGATTTTAAACCGGGCGACAAGGTCTTGGTTCCTGCGATTACTCCCGATTGGAATTCGCTGGAAGCGCAGGCAGGGTATTCGATGCACTCAGGCGGTATGCTTGCCGGTTGGAAGTTTTCAAACTTTAAAGACGGTGTATTCGGCGAATACTTCCATGTCAACGATGCAGACGGAAACCTCGCGCATATTCCGGACGGAGTAAAGATTGAACATGCCCCAATGCTGTCCGATATGGTTCCCACTGGTTTCCACGGCGCCGAGCTTGCCGATGTTCAGTACGGAGATTCGGTACTGGTAATCGGTATCGGCCCGGTCGGGTTAATGTCCGTTGCAGGTGCGGAACTACGCGGCGCTTCAAAGATTTATGCGGTAGGAACCCGTCCTGCCTGTATTGCAGCGGCAAAGTTCTACGGTGCAACCGATATTATCAGCTACAAGAACGGCCCCATCGATAAGCAAGTGCTCGACCTTACCCACGGTAAAGGCGTAGACAAAGTTATTATCGCAGGCGGTACCGTCGATACCTTTGACGAAGCTGTTAAAGCGTTAAAGGCCGGCGGTAAAATCGGAAACGTCAACTATCTCGGCTCAGGTGTTTCCATCAAAATTCCGCGCGTGGAATGGGGTGTCGGAATGGGACACAAGCAAATTAACGGCGGATTAATGCCCGGCGGACGGCTTCGCATGGAAAAACTGAGCAGCCTCGTTGCAGTCGGTAAGCTTGACCTGTCAAAGCTCATCACCCATACCTTCAAAGGCTTTGAGAATGTCGAAAAAGCGCTCTATTTAATGAAGGATAAACCGGCCGATCTGATTAAACCGGTGGTTATCATCTAA
- the glgA gene encoding glycogen synthase GlgA — protein sequence MRILMITSEAVPFAKTGGLADVVSALSYALKKLGHDVRIVMPRYYRIDKKSLTPIPGAMGVSIGNREYWTEVFESTLPNSDIPVYFIDHEESFGRDGLYGSLFEPDFNDNPKRFSILSHAAFQICRKQHWIPDLMHAHDWQTALVPVLLKFNTQYLDFQGTASVFTVHNIGYQGIYNKASYVDTGLDWGYFYSAGFEDWDRMNFLKAGLLSADRLTTVSPTYAQEIQSAEYGFRMDGILRFRKDALTGILNGVDTSVWNPKTDKQIPFNYTARSLVKKAKNKEALQKYMGLPQDEKVPVFGMITRLTDQKGIAELFGPSYGAAFKICTDINLQLIVLGAGDRWCEDELLALSKRLPNLRVYVGYDDKLSHLIEAGSDFFLMPSRYEPCGLNQMYSLLYGTLPVVRNTGGLADTVDNYDEQTGDGTGFVLNLLTPDSIYNTVNWAVNAWFKNPEHIVKMRKRGMAKDFTWDTSAKQYLAVYQEAVGNKVFNKH from the coding sequence ATGCGAATATTAATGATAACCAGTGAAGCGGTTCCTTTTGCAAAAACAGGCGGTTTAGCCGATGTCGTATCAGCCTTATCCTACGCATTAAAAAAACTTGGGCATGATGTCAGAATTGTTATGCCGCGTTATTATAGAATTGATAAAAAAAGTTTAACGCCTATTCCCGGCGCAATGGGAGTTTCTATTGGCAATAGAGAATATTGGACAGAAGTGTTTGAATCGACGCTTCCCAATTCCGATATACCGGTATATTTTATCGATCATGAAGAAAGTTTCGGTCGTGACGGATTGTACGGTTCCCTCTTTGAACCTGATTTTAACGACAATCCCAAACGGTTTTCGATATTGAGCCATGCAGCTTTCCAGATTTGCAGAAAGCAGCATTGGATTCCGGATCTGATGCACGCGCACGATTGGCAGACAGCGCTGGTGCCCGTGCTGTTAAAATTTAACACGCAGTATCTCGATTTTCAAGGGACTGCAAGTGTTTTTACCGTGCATAATATCGGCTATCAGGGAATTTACAATAAAGCGAGTTATGTGGATACGGGACTCGATTGGGGATATTTTTATTCTGCCGGTTTTGAGGACTGGGATAGAATGAATTTCTTAAAAGCCGGTTTGTTATCTGCCGACCGGCTGACAACCGTTTCTCCGACTTACGCACAGGAAATACAAAGCGCTGAATACGGTTTCCGAATGGACGGTATTCTTCGTTTCCGCAAGGATGCTTTAACCGGTATCTTAAACGGCGTCGACACTTCTGTCTGGAATCCTAAAACGGATAAACAGATCCCCTTCAATTATACAGCCCGTTCTCTTGTAAAAAAAGCGAAGAATAAAGAAGCTTTGCAAAAGTATATGGGACTTCCTCAAGATGAAAAAGTTCCGGTATTCGGTATGATAACACGACTGACCGATCAAAAGGGAATTGCGGAATTATTTGGGCCGTCTTACGGTGCGGCATTCAAAATATGTACCGATATCAATTTACAACTGATTGTGCTGGGCGCCGGTGATCGATGGTGCGAAGATGAATTATTGGCGCTTTCAAAACGGCTGCCAAATCTCCGTGTGTATGTCGGCTATGATGACAAATTGAGCCATCTAATAGAAGCCGGAAGTGATTTCTTTTTGATGCCATCGCGATATGAACCGTGCGGGCTTAATCAGATGTATTCGCTACTATACGGAACATTGCCGGTTGTACGCAATACCGGCGGGCTTGCAGACACGGTCGACAACTATGATGAACAAACAGGAGACGGAACCGGTTTTGTGCTGAATCTGCTTACGCCCGACAGTATTTATAATACCGTTAATTGGGCGGTAAATGCGTGGTTTAAAAACCCCGAGCACATCGTTAAAATGCGAAAGCGCGGTATGGCGAAAGATTTTACGTGGGATACCTCTGCAAAGCAGTATCTCGCGGTATATCAAGAAGCTGTCGGAAATAAGGTTTTCAATAAGCATTAA
- the ybaK gene encoding Cys-tRNA(Pro) deacylase, translated as MKKTNAMRILEAAGVSYSSVEYAWDEEHLDAVSAARKLNIEPDMLFKTIVMISEDNEVFVFCVPAPSEVSLKKVRNITGKKITPLKLEALQKTTGYIRGGCSPLGMKKHFPTFIDETAQLYDRIYVSAGERGHMLCIAPADLQEICAAAFCDIAEE; from the coding sequence ATGAAAAAGACGAATGCAATGCGCATTTTGGAGGCGGCAGGTGTTTCTTATAGCAGCGTCGAATATGCGTGGGATGAGGAACATTTGGATGCGGTGTCTGCTGCACGAAAGCTAAATATTGAACCCGATATGCTCTTTAAAACAATTGTAATGATAAGCGAAGACAATGAAGTATTTGTTTTTTGCGTACCGGCGCCTTCGGAAGTCAGTTTGAAAAAGGTACGGAATATAACCGGTAAAAAGATAACACCGCTTAAACTCGAGGCGCTGCAAAAAACAACGGGCTACATCCGCGGCGGCTGTTCCCCGCTCGGCATGAAAAAGCATTTTCCTACTTTTATCGATGAAACCGCACAGCTGTATGACCGTATCTATGTAAGTGCCGGGGAACGGGGGCACATGCTGTGCATTGCCCCTGCAGATTTGCAAGAAATCTGCGCCGCCGCTTTTTGCGATATCGCCGAAGAGTAG
- a CDS encoding FKBP-type peptidyl-prolyl cis-trans isomerase, with amino-acid sequence MKIADDCLVTLEYTLKDDNQEILDSSEQMGPLDYVHGYRQLIPGLEKALQGREEGESFSLTIAPQQAYGEIDPRAVFEVSRAQFPPDTQLEVGMEFETSGHHVVITGIDGDIITLDANHPLAGKTLHFDIKIAGVRDATPEELEEVQQSFAGGCGSSCGTGEGGCGGCSGCH; translated from the coding sequence ATGAAAATTGCAGACGATTGTTTGGTTACGCTTGAGTATACCTTAAAAGATGATAACCAAGAGATTTTGGATTCATCGGAACAGATGGGACCGCTGGACTATGTTCACGGTTATCGCCAGCTTATCCCCGGCTTGGAAAAAGCGCTTCAAGGGCGCGAGGAGGGCGAAAGTTTTTCGCTTACGATAGCGCCACAGCAGGCTTACGGCGAAATTGATCCGCGCGCCGTCTTTGAGGTAAGCCGCGCACAGTTTCCGCCCGATACGCAGCTGGAAGTCGGTATGGAATTTGAAACAAGCGGCCATCATGTGGTCATAACCGGCATTGACGGTGATATTATCACACTGGATGCAAACCATCCACTTGCCGGAAAGACATTACACTTCGACATAAAGATTGCCGGCGTGCGCGATGCTACCCCGGAAGAGCTTGAGGAAGTTCAGCAATCCTTCGCAGGCGGATGCGGAAGCAGCTGCGGTACAGGTGAAGGCGGCTGCGGCGGATGTTCAGGCTGCCACTAA
- a CDS encoding Gx transporter family protein, whose amino-acid sequence MNKKQDALVPVFGALCFFLSAIEFVIPKPLPFLRIGLANVPLILALDVLSFPTFLLLALIKILGQAFISGTLFSYLILFSAAGTIGAALAMYALHKLPRKVLSLAGISMMGAFVSNCIQLFIGRFCIFGEGIRYMVPPFLFIGAITSLILGVFCENFEAESEWYAHIRDADSPLYVQLPDTTDPATHPWIRLITGFTLLIALLFIPGLPAKAIIFAAGFLLCLAEKQKIYWIPLCISTVGIVTCHLFIPVGKELLSIGNFSLTSGALLNGSEKALILQAMIFLSRWTLQVRIRFPGLPGIILDESLYIFKQLLEFKDRVRPRHLITSIDELLLGLPFIINNPDALRRGVKTSDE is encoded by the coding sequence ATGAACAAAAAACAGGATGCACTGGTGCCGGTTTTCGGAGCCTTGTGTTTTTTCCTTTCGGCTATTGAATTTGTTATTCCCAAGCCGCTGCCATTTTTACGGATAGGGCTTGCAAATGTTCCGCTGATACTCGCACTGGATGTGTTGTCGTTTCCGACTTTTTTATTGCTAGCACTGATAAAAATTCTCGGACAGGCGTTTATCAGTGGAACGCTCTTCTCTTATCTCATCCTGTTCTCGGCAGCGGGAACAATCGGTGCGGCACTTGCGATGTATGCATTGCATAAGCTTCCCCGTAAGGTGCTATCGCTCGCCGGAATCAGTATGATGGGTGCTTTTGTTTCAAATTGTATCCAGCTTTTTATCGGACGTTTCTGTATTTTTGGAGAAGGTATTCGCTACATGGTGCCGCCTTTTCTCTTTATCGGTGCTATAACGTCCTTGATCCTCGGTGTTTTTTGCGAAAACTTTGAAGCGGAATCCGAATGGTATGCCCATATACGAGATGCCGACTCTCCATTATACGTGCAATTACCCGACACTACGGATCCTGCCACTCATCCGTGGATTCGGCTAATAACCGGCTTTACCTTGCTGATTGCACTCCTGTTTATACCGGGCTTACCGGCAAAGGCGATCATTTTTGCCGCAGGCTTTTTGCTTTGCCTTGCGGAAAAACAAAAAATATATTGGATACCGCTTTGTATTTCAACGGTGGGTATTGTCACCTGTCATCTTTTTATTCCGGTAGGAAAGGAGCTCTTATCAATCGGAAACTTTTCTCTTACAAGCGGAGCATTGCTGAACGGTTCGGAAAAAGCCCTTATTCTACAAGCGATGATTTTTCTTTCGCGGTGGACGCTGCAGGTACGGATTCGATTTCCGGGATTGCCTGGGATCATACTTGATGAGTCTCTCTACATATTTAAGCAGTTGCTTGAGTTTAAAGACAGAGTACGTCCCCGGCATCTTATTACAAGCATCGACGAGCTGCTGCTTGGGCTTCCCTTTATTATCAACAACCCCGACGCTCTGCGTCGGGGTGTTAAAACCTCAGACGAATAA
- a CDS encoding RidA family protein — translation MKRIIATDKAPAAIGPYSQGTAANGFIFTSGQLPIDPATGAFVPGGIAEQTRQSLMNLKAVLEAGGSSLDKVLKTTVFLSDMNNFAEMNKVYSEVFGTGNYPGRSAVEVARLPKDGLVEIEAIAFA, via the coding sequence ATGAAACGGATTATTGCAACAGACAAGGCGCCGGCCGCAATTGGGCCGTATTCGCAGGGAACAGCCGCAAACGGCTTTATCTTTACTTCCGGCCAGTTGCCGATCGATCCCGCTACGGGCGCTTTTGTTCCGGGCGGTATTGCCGAACAAACCCGCCAATCGCTGATGAACCTGAAAGCGGTACTCGAAGCAGGTGGAAGCAGTTTGGACAAGGTTCTTAAAACAACTGTGTTTTTAAGCGATATGAATAATTTTGCGGAAATGAACAAAGTGTATAGCGAGGTATTCGGTACCGGAAATTATCCGGGGCGCTCCGCTGTAGAAGTTGCCCGTCTGCCGAAAGACGGACTGGTCGAAATTGAGGCAATCGCTTTTGCGTAA